The proteins below are encoded in one region of Oncorhynchus clarkii lewisi isolate Uvic-CL-2024 chromosome 33, UVic_Ocla_1.0, whole genome shotgun sequence:
- the LOC139393165 gene encoding protein mono-ADP-ribosyltransferase PARP12-like isoform X2: MICALDKLVENGLCSIAVCNGNERIFAKTKVRRCKAQQCDGCNDLHLCKLYLFGDCKNSIGRRTCRFGHDLHSEHNSIVLREHKLETLSRQELRQLLLQNDNSLLPPVCNSYNKGTRPYGNCPDQEGCRRLHVCDRYIRGTCSSGADCNRCHDFFEPHPLRTLQQRGVPNDLMVSMLSTYRNIQAMKSEGAGGAASINRPQSCPQRNTVRNEICLFFVKEDCKQGEKCSRVHFKMPYKWEVNSGQTWSALPENEAIERDYCDPSKIHSEGAERVRFDSMSRGLWDVRRLSTVSSVTKPTYVLTTEWVWFWEDEYGKWIQYASIKEMHRLSSITSEDLEKRFQEDQSAVVKFTAGQQSYELSFRDMTQFNERFGTIRMVRRRPVFVSTVDAQAARSRRNGARNPSQNFRAVPGSWDKSAIPDIGYKTVTLLSSDRDYQKVQRLFNNTMRGFQITSIERVQNRDLWEVFQWKRDLMKKNNGGKNSKELHLFHGTDPKHVDAICRDNFDWRLCGTNGTTYGEGSYFARDAKYSHSFTSHSGVRSMFVCQVLVGDYTRGNSALRRPPPKGAFYRPLSTTTSTTRSPPESLYSVPTAQRRDSKEKNKCLLQ; this comes from the exons ATGATCTGCGCTCTTGATAAACTTGTTGAAAACGGTTTATGTTCTATAGCAGTGTGTAATGGAAATGAACGCATTTTTGCGAAAACGAAAGTTAGACGCTGCAAGGCTCAGCAATGTGATGGCTGCAATGATTTACATCTATGTAAATTGTATCTATTTGGGGACTGCAAGAATAGTATCGGAAG ACGGACATGCCGCTTTGGCCATGACCTGCACTCTGAACACAACTCCATAGTTTTGAGAGAGCATAAACTTGAGACGCTGAGTAGACAGGAACTCCGGCAGCTATTATTACAGAATGACAACTCCCTCCTTCCACCG GTGTGCAACTCTTATAACAAAGGCACTAGGCCATATGGCAACTGCCCGGATCAGGAGGGGTGCAGGAGACTTCACGTGTGTGACAGGTACATCAGAGGAACCTGTTCCTCGGGAGCCGACTGCAACAGGTGTCATGACTTCTTTGAGCCCCACCCATTGAGGACCCTGCAGCAGAGGGGAGTGCCAAATGATCTAATGGTGTCCATGTTGTCCACCTACCGAAACATTCAGGCCATGAAAAGTGAAGGTGCCGGCGGTGCTGCTTCTATCAACAGGCCCCAGAGCTGTCCTCAGAGAAACACAG TGAGGAATGAGATCTGCCTGTTCTTTGTCAAGGAGGACTGCAAACAAGGAG AGAAATGCTCGAGAGTCCACTTCAAAATGCCCTACAAGTGGGAAGTGAACAGTGGACAGACTTGGTCAGCTCTGCCAGAAAACGAAGCAATCGAGAGAGACTACTGTGACCCTTCTaagatacacag TGAGGGAGCTGAGCGTGTGCGTTTCGACTCCATGAGCCGCGGGTTATGGGATGTTCGTCGTCTCTCCACAGTTTCCTCTGTGACCAAGCCCACATATGTACTCACCACAGAGTGGGTGTGGTTCTGGGAGGACGAGTACGGAAAATGGATCCAGTACGCATCCATC AAAGAGATGCACAGATTGTCGTCCATCACCAGTGAAGACCTTGAGAAAAGGTTCCAGGAGGATCAAAGTGCTGTGGTGAAGTTCACTGCAGGCCAGCAGTCTTATGAGCTGAGTTTCAGAG ACATGACTCAATTTAACGAAAGATTTGGTACTATAAGGATGGTCAGACGACGTCCAGTCTTTGTTTCAACTGTGGACGCACAAGCTGCAAGAAGCAG GAGAAATGGAGCACGCAACCCCTCTCAGAATTTCAGAGCTGTTCCTGGATCTTGGGACAAGTCTGCGATACCTGACATTGGATACAAG ACAGTCACTCTTCTGAGTTCTGACAGGGACTATCAGAAGGTCCAGAGACTTTTCAACAACACCATGAGGGGCTTCCAAATCACCAGCATCGAGAGGGTCCAAAACAGGGACCTCTGGGAAGTTTTCCAGTG GAAAAGAGATTTGATGAAGAAAAACAACGGGGGTAAAAACAGCAAGGAGCTACATCTCTTCCACGGAACGGACCCAAAACACGTAGACGCCATTTGCAGAGATAACTTCGACTGGAGGCTGTGTGGAACCAATGGAACTACGTATGGCGAAG GGAGTTACTTTGCCAGGGATGCCAAGTACTCACACAGCTTCACCAGCCACTCAGGAGTGAGGTCCATGTTTGTTTGTCAGGTGCTTGTTGGTGACTACACAAGGGGTAATTCGGCGCTCCGTCGTCCCCCTCCAAAAG GTGCCTTCTATCGTCCACTATCTACCACAACAAGCACCACTAGATCTCCTCCTGAGTCACTGTACAGTGTTCCAACAGCTCAAAGGAGGGAcagcaaagaaaaaaacaaatgcCTTCTGCAATAA
- the LOC139393165 gene encoding protein mono-ADP-ribosyltransferase PARP12-like isoform X1, which produces MICALDKLVENGLCSIAVCNGNERIFAKTKVRRCKAQQCDGCNDLHLCKLYLFGDCKNSIGRRTCRFGHDLHSEHNSIVLREHKLETLSRQELRQLLLQNDNSLLPPVCNSYNKGTRPYGNCPDQEGCRRLHVCDRYIRGTCSSGADCNRCHDFFEPHPLRTLQQRGVPNDLMVSMLSTYRNIQAMKSEGAGGAASINRPQSCPQRNTVRNEICLFFVKEDCKQGEKCSRVHFKMPYKWEVNSGQTWSALPENEAIERDYCDPSKIHSEGAERVRFDSMSRGLWDVRRLSTVSSVTKPTYVLTTEWVWFWEDEYGKWIQYASIKEMHRLSSITSEDLEKRFQEDQSAVVKFTAGQQSYELSFRDMTQFNERFGTIRMVRRRPVFVSTVDAQAARSRRNGARNPSQNFRAVPGSWDKSAIPDIGYKTVTLLSSDRDYQKVQRLFNNTMRGFQITSIERVQNRDLWEVFQWKRDLMKKNNGGKNSKELHLFHGTDPKHVDAICRDNFDWRLCGTNGTTYGEGSYFARDAKYSHSFTSHSGVRSMFVCQVLVGDYTRGNSALRRPPPKGEGSPTLYDSCVDNVLNPSIYVVFEKHQVYPEFLIKYDDGVMHWSTSAPAPLKTVSIQSTSLTPKSNRIQATAPATTPARTPSRTLTTPASTPSHTLTTPASTPSRTLTTPASSPSRTLTTPASTPFHTLTTPASTPSHTLTTPASTPSRTLTTPASTPSHTLTTPASTPSRTLTTPASTPSHTLTTPASTPFHTLTTPASSPSHTLTTPASSPSHTLTTPASTPFHTLTTPASTPSRTLTTPASTPSRTLTTPASTPSHTLTTPASTSSRTLTTPASTPSHTLTTPASTPSRTLTAPASTPSRKLTTPASTPSRTLTTPASTPSRALTTPASTPSYTFTTPASTPSYTFTTPASTPSYTFTTPASTPSPTLTTPASTASRRLAPPASTTSRRLAFQPPTPSPTLTLPASTLSPALSPLTGPLSLAHTRSTTTTHTLPASSTSHSLSPSSSLSTPYHTLSHSSYSPTYTQTLSHTSPSTSSNSPSTLSPSASNLSRVFSPSTGAFYRPLSTTTSTTRSPPESLYSVPTAQRRDSKEKNKCLLQ; this is translated from the exons ATGATCTGCGCTCTTGATAAACTTGTTGAAAACGGTTTATGTTCTATAGCAGTGTGTAATGGAAATGAACGCATTTTTGCGAAAACGAAAGTTAGACGCTGCAAGGCTCAGCAATGTGATGGCTGCAATGATTTACATCTATGTAAATTGTATCTATTTGGGGACTGCAAGAATAGTATCGGAAG ACGGACATGCCGCTTTGGCCATGACCTGCACTCTGAACACAACTCCATAGTTTTGAGAGAGCATAAACTTGAGACGCTGAGTAGACAGGAACTCCGGCAGCTATTATTACAGAATGACAACTCCCTCCTTCCACCG GTGTGCAACTCTTATAACAAAGGCACTAGGCCATATGGCAACTGCCCGGATCAGGAGGGGTGCAGGAGACTTCACGTGTGTGACAGGTACATCAGAGGAACCTGTTCCTCGGGAGCCGACTGCAACAGGTGTCATGACTTCTTTGAGCCCCACCCATTGAGGACCCTGCAGCAGAGGGGAGTGCCAAATGATCTAATGGTGTCCATGTTGTCCACCTACCGAAACATTCAGGCCATGAAAAGTGAAGGTGCCGGCGGTGCTGCTTCTATCAACAGGCCCCAGAGCTGTCCTCAGAGAAACACAG TGAGGAATGAGATCTGCCTGTTCTTTGTCAAGGAGGACTGCAAACAAGGAG AGAAATGCTCGAGAGTCCACTTCAAAATGCCCTACAAGTGGGAAGTGAACAGTGGACAGACTTGGTCAGCTCTGCCAGAAAACGAAGCAATCGAGAGAGACTACTGTGACCCTTCTaagatacacag TGAGGGAGCTGAGCGTGTGCGTTTCGACTCCATGAGCCGCGGGTTATGGGATGTTCGTCGTCTCTCCACAGTTTCCTCTGTGACCAAGCCCACATATGTACTCACCACAGAGTGGGTGTGGTTCTGGGAGGACGAGTACGGAAAATGGATCCAGTACGCATCCATC AAAGAGATGCACAGATTGTCGTCCATCACCAGTGAAGACCTTGAGAAAAGGTTCCAGGAGGATCAAAGTGCTGTGGTGAAGTTCACTGCAGGCCAGCAGTCTTATGAGCTGAGTTTCAGAG ACATGACTCAATTTAACGAAAGATTTGGTACTATAAGGATGGTCAGACGACGTCCAGTCTTTGTTTCAACTGTGGACGCACAAGCTGCAAGAAGCAG GAGAAATGGAGCACGCAACCCCTCTCAGAATTTCAGAGCTGTTCCTGGATCTTGGGACAAGTCTGCGATACCTGACATTGGATACAAG ACAGTCACTCTTCTGAGTTCTGACAGGGACTATCAGAAGGTCCAGAGACTTTTCAACAACACCATGAGGGGCTTCCAAATCACCAGCATCGAGAGGGTCCAAAACAGGGACCTCTGGGAAGTTTTCCAGTG GAAAAGAGATTTGATGAAGAAAAACAACGGGGGTAAAAACAGCAAGGAGCTACATCTCTTCCACGGAACGGACCCAAAACACGTAGACGCCATTTGCAGAGATAACTTCGACTGGAGGCTGTGTGGAACCAATGGAACTACGTATGGCGAAG GGAGTTACTTTGCCAGGGATGCCAAGTACTCACACAGCTTCACCAGCCACTCAGGAGTGAGGTCCATGTTTGTTTGTCAGGTGCTTGTTGGTGACTACACAAGGGGTAATTCGGCGCTCCGTCGTCCCCCTCCAAAAGGTGAGGGAAGCCCCACTCtctatgacagctgtgtggacaATGTCCTGAACCCATCCATATATGTGGTTTTTGAAAAGCACCAGGTGTACCCCGAGTTCCTCATCAAATATGATGATGGCGTCATGCACTGGTCCACATCGGCTCCAGCTCCACTCAAGACTGTCTCTATCCAATCCACTTCCTTAACCCCAAAATCCAACCGGATTCAAGCCACAGCCCCAGCCACTACCCCAGCCAGGACACCCTCTCGTACGCTCACTACCCCAGCCAGtaccccctctcacactctcactaCCCCAGCCAGTACACCCTCTCGTACACTCACTACCCCAGCCAGTTCCCCCTCTCGTACGCTCACTACCCCAGCCAGTACCCCCTTTCACACACTCACTACCCCAGCCAGTAccccctctcacacactcactaccCCAGCCAGTACACCCTCTCGTACACTCACTACCCCAGCCAGTAccccctctcacacactcactaccCCAGCCAGTACACCCTCTCGTACACTCACTACCCCAGCCAGTAccccctctcacacactcactaccCCAGCCAGTACCCCCTTTCACACACTCACTACCCCAGCCAGTTccccctctcacacactcactaccCCAGCCAGTTccccctctcacacactcactaccCCAGCCAGTACCCCCTTTCACACACTCACTACCCCAGCCAGTACCCCCTCTCGTACACTCACTACCCCAGCCAGTACACCCTCTCGTACACTCACTACCCCAGCCAGTAccccctctcacacactcactaccCCAGCCAGTACATCCTCTCGTACACTCACTACCCCAGCCAGTAccccctctcacacactcactaccCCAGCCAGTACACCCTCTCGTACACTCACTGCCCCAGCCAGTACCCCCTCTCGTAAGCTCACTACCCCAGCCAGCACCCCCTCTCGTACCCTCACTACCCCAGCCAGTACCCCCTCTCGTGCGCTCACTACCCCAGCCAGCACCCCCTCTTATACATTCACTACCCCAGCCAGCACCCCCTCTTATACATTCACTACCCCAGCCAGCACCCCCTCTTATACATTCACTACCCCAGCCAGCACCCCCTCTCCTACACTCACGACCCCAGCCAGCACAGCCTCTCGTAGACTCGCTCCCCCAGCCAGCACCACCTCTCGTAGACTGGCTTTCCAACCCCCCACCCCTTCTCCTACACTCACTCTCCCAGCCAGCACCCTGTCTCCTGCACTTTCCCCTTTAACTGGCCCCCTATCTCTGGCTCACACCCGCTCAACAACCACTACTCACACACTCCCTGCCAGCAGTACCTCTCACTCACTATCCCCTTCATCCTCACTGAGCACACCTTATCAcacactttctcactcatcatacTCCCCAACTTacacacaaactctctcacacacttcccCCTCCACGTCAAGCAATTCTCCAAGCACACTCTCCCCCTCAGCAAGCAACCTATCTCGGGTGTTCTCTCCCTCGACAGGTGCCTTCTATCGTCCACTATCTACCACAACAAGCACCACTAGATCTCCTCCTGAGTCACTGTACAGTGTTCCAACAGCTCAAAGGAGGGAcagcaaagaaaaaaacaaatgcCTTCTGCAATAA